A single region of the Brachypodium distachyon strain Bd21 chromosome 3, Brachypodium_distachyon_v3.0, whole genome shotgun sequence genome encodes:
- the LOC100821939 gene encoding transcription factor bHLH95 — MAQENTNTDGKNNEALAAANSSKFMSSGSGSRSKDSDLTDAGIVDKGKGIVKAEEQEEGGGSKGKMMSIVQPADATAGGSCRRALHAATERERRRQMSELFSNLHGLLPSLPDKTNKSTIVMEAIHYIKTLEGTLSELEKRKQDLARGICLSSSAARATMMAHQPPAGGIFPAGAAAVAPVGAAVPAVPVELQKWSGQNVVLSLSGDDAHINVCSARRTGLLTMVVAILEKYGIEVVTSEIASNSSRNRFTFHTHRVHAANNLLGDNVSSEDIYKQAVSKITSLLSGEN; from the exons ATGGCTCAAGAAAACACCAACACCGACGGCAAGAACAACGAGGCGCTAGCGGCGGCGAACAGCTCCAAATTCATGAGTTCTGGCAGTGGCAGCAGGTCCAAGGACAGCGATCTGACCGACGCGGGTATTGTTGACAAGGGGAAGGGCATCGTCAAGgcagaagaacaagaagagggTGGTGGATCTAAGGGTAAGATGATGAGCATAGTGCAGCCCGCAGATGCCACAGCAGGAGGCAGCTGCCGCAGAGCGCTGCACGCCGCTACAGAGCGCGAGAGGCGGAGGCAGATGAGCGAGTTGTTCAGCAACCTGCACGGCCTCCTCCCCAGCCTCCCCGACAAG ACGAACAAGTCGACGATAGTGATGGAGGCGATACACTACATCAAGACCCTGGAGGGGACGCTGAGCGAGCTGGAGAAGCGCAAGCAGGATCTCGCACGAGGCATCTGCTTGTCCTCGTCGGCAGCACGTGCTACCATGATGGCACATCAGCCGCCGGCTGGTGGGATCTTTCCAGCGGGGGCAGCAGCTGTGGCACCGGTGGGCGCAGCAGTGCCTGCGGTGCCAGTGGAGCTCCAGAAATGGTCGGGGCAGAACGTCGTGTTGAGCTTGTCAGGAGACGACGCGCACATCAACGTGTGCTCGGCACGGCGCACGGGCTTGCTGACGATGGTGGTGGCCATACTCGAGAAGTACGGCATCGAGGTGGTCACGTCAGAGATCGCCTCCAACAGCTCTAGGAACAGGTTCACCTTCCACACCCACCGC GTTCATGCAGCCAACAACCTGTTGGGGGATAATGTGTCGTCTGAGGACATCTATAAGCAGGCAGTTTCAAAGATAACGAGTCTGCTCTCCGGAGAGAATTAA